The proteins below are encoded in one region of Apium graveolens cultivar Ventura chromosome 4, ASM990537v1, whole genome shotgun sequence:
- the LOC141716968 gene encoding CENP-B homolog protein 2-like, whose product MASHLKGVTKSTMTDEARKALCEYKRENSSCTQKDLQLWLENKFHLKVSQGTISNTLKRSANYLAANYLEKRKDIKRHKPAKYPDMEKVLYEWFLQYQDRVNMTGELILEKAKETMKILYPQQDQEHTFSQGWLEKFKLRHGIKSFRRFGESGSVDVQDMEKKLESIREKINQFPMKDVFNMDETGLFYRLQADHSLATKQLEGRKQDKERLTVVICCNEDGSEKIPLWIIGKYAKARCFKNVNMGSLNCHYRANKRAWMTSVLFDEYIRWFDSQMQGRRILFVVDNCPAHPKNIEGLQNVELYFLPPNMTSKIQPCDAGIIRAFKMHYRRRFYRGLLEGYELGQSDPGKINVLDAINYAVTTWTINVKQESIARCFQHCKIRSIDEVSSNLNEHTTPEEYIHELEVMIKDLGYRNKMDVNNFLDYPGENESCSEVQSIEEITNTILENSVEDDLEDDTTPLEPVTRKEALKVSKMLNNFLMQHESTTPELLDAIRKIRDELHVDLIYMKKQTTIESYFTKM is encoded by the coding sequence ATGGCTTCTCATCTAAAAGGTGTCACAAAATCAACAATGACGGATGAAGCAAGAAAAGCATTATGTGAATATAAAAGAGAAAATTCATCATGCACTCAAAAAGATCTCCAGTTGTGGCTCGAGAATAAGTTTCATCTAAAAGTTAGTCAAGGTACAATATCAAATACACTGAAAAGGTCAGCAAACTATCTTGCAGCTAATTACTTGGAGAAAAGAAAAGATATTAAGCGACATAAACCAGCAAAATATCCAGATATGGAGAAGGTTCTCTATGAATGGTTTCTCCAGTACCAAGATCGTGTTAATATGACAGGAGAGCTAATTTTAGAGAAGGCAAAAGAGACCATGAAAATTTTATACCCTCAACAAGATCAGGAACACACTTTTTCTCAAGGTTGGCTTGAGAAATTCAAGTTAAGACATGGTATTAAGTCATTTCGTCGCTTTGGAGAAAGTGGTTCTGTTGATGTACAGGACATGGAGAAGAAACTGGAGTCCATAAGGGAAAAAATAAACCAGTTCCCTATGAAAGATGTTTTTAACATGGACGAAACTGGTTTGTTTTACAGGTTACAAGCTGATCACTCTCTTGCTACGAAACAACTTGAAGGAAGAAAACAAGACAAAGAAAGGCTCACGGTTGTTATATGTTGCAATGAAGATGGCTCTGAAAAAATTCCTTTATGGATTATTGGAAAGTATGCAAAGGCACGGTGCTTCAAGAATGTTAACATGGGCAGCTTAAATTGTCATTATCGTGCAAACAAAAGAGCTTGGATGACTAGTGTACTTTTTGATGAATACATTCGTTGGTTTGATAGCCAAATGCAAGGCAGAAGAATTTTGTTTGTGGTAGATAACTGTCCAGCACATCcaaaaaatattgaaggactacaaAATGTTGAGTTGTACTTCTTGCCACCTAACATGACATCAAAAATCCAACCTTGTGATGCAGGAATTATAAGAGCTTTCAAGATGCACTATCGCAGGAGATTTTATCGTGGGTTATTAGAAGGTTATGAGTTGGGACAATCTGATCCAGGAAAGATTAATGTTTTGGATGCTATCAATTATGCAGTCACGACGTGGACGATAAATGTAAAACAAGAGTCAATAGCAAGGTGCTTTCAACATTGCAAAATTCGTTCCATAGATGAAGTTTCGAGCAATTTAAATGAACATACAACTCCGGAAGAATACATTCATGAACTTGAGGTGATGATTAAGGATCTAGGTTATCGTAATAAAATGGATGTTAATAACTTCTTAGATTATCCGggtgaaaatgaatcatgttccGAGGTCCAGAGTATAGAAGAGATTACAAACACCATCCTTGAAAATAGTGTTGAAGATGATCTTGAAGACGATACAACACCGTTGGAGCCGGTTACACGTAAAGAAGCACTCAAGGTATCAAAAATGCTTAATAACTTTTTGATGCAACATGAAAGCACCACACCCGAGCTTTTGGATGCAATAAGGAAGATTAGGGATGAGCTTCATGTTGATTTAATTTATATGAAAAAGCAAACTACAATTGAATCATATTTTACAAAGATGTAA